From one Thalassobaculum sp. OXR-137 genomic stretch:
- a CDS encoding GNAT family N-acetyltransferase — protein sequence MSPTGLPIETERLILRPWRESDFASFAALNADRQVMEHFPDTLNRAQSDALALRMKERIETEGLGFFAVEVKGGPGFIGMVGPSVPAYGAELPCGPCTEVGWRLSRDAWGKGYASEAAVASLDFAFGVLGREEVVAFTAVQNARSQAVMRRIGMTRDESGDFDHPLLPAGHRLLRHVLYRISRKTWEELRSR from the coding sequence ATGTCTCCCACCGGCCTGCCGATCGAAACCGAGCGCCTGATCCTGCGGCCCTGGCGGGAGTCCGATTTCGCTTCCTTCGCCGCGCTGAACGCTGATCGGCAAGTGATGGAGCATTTCCCCGACACCCTGAACCGGGCGCAGAGCGACGCGCTGGCGCTGCGTATGAAGGAGCGGATCGAGACCGAGGGCCTCGGCTTCTTCGCCGTGGAGGTGAAGGGCGGTCCGGGTTTCATCGGCATGGTCGGGCCGAGCGTGCCGGCCTACGGTGCCGAACTGCCCTGCGGTCCCTGCACCGAGGTGGGGTGGCGCCTGAGCCGGGATGCCTGGGGCAAGGGCTACGCGAGCGAGGCGGCGGTGGCCTCGCTCGATTTCGCCTTCGGGGTGCTCGGCCGCGAGGAGGTGGTGGCCTTCACCGCCGTTCAGAACGCCCGCTCCCAGGCGGTGATGCGCCGCATCGGCATGACGCGGGACGAAAGCGGCGACTTCGACCACCCGCTGCTGCCGGCAGGGCACCGGCTGCTGCGCCACGTGCTCTACCGGATCTCGCGGAAGACCTGGGAGGAGCTCAGGTCCCGGTGA
- the arsC gene encoding arsenate reductase (glutaredoxin) (This arsenate reductase requires both glutathione and glutaredoxin to convert arsenate to arsenite, after which the efflux transporter formed by ArsA and ArsB can extrude the arsenite from the cell, providing resistance.) codes for MTVRIYHNPRCSKSRQTLALLQEKGIEPEVVEYLKTPPSAAELDGLLTAMGLEPREAMRRKEAPYKELGLDDPALDRAALIEAMVKNPILIERPIVAKDGKAAMGRPPEAVLGIL; via the coding sequence ATGACCGTTCGCATCTATCACAACCCGCGCTGCTCCAAGTCGCGCCAGACCCTGGCCCTGCTGCAGGAAAAGGGGATCGAGCCGGAGGTGGTGGAGTACCTGAAGACCCCGCCGAGTGCCGCCGAGTTGGACGGGCTGCTGACCGCCATGGGTCTGGAGCCCCGCGAGGCGATGCGCCGCAAGGAAGCGCCGTATAAGGAGTTGGGCCTGGATGACCCGGCGCTGGACCGGGCCGCGCTGATCGAGGCGATGGTGAAGAACCCGATCCTGATCGAACGCCCGATCGTCGCCAAGGACGGAAAAGCGGCGATGGGCCGGCCGCCGGAGGCGGTGCTGGGGATTCTGTAG
- a CDS encoding class I SAM-dependent methyltransferase codes for MSTETTPSPSIDDAIADYDRLAGTLAPRYAGSGAAERLVKRHAAILPKPPGPVLDIGAGSGAHAVAFEAAGYRVVAVEPSAGMRAQALTLFPDMDAEWIDDRLPDLAVVRARGERFAFILINAVWMHVPPADRGTAVAAVADLLTPGGIVSLALRQGPPPADRPMYEVLPEPISADFRAAGFEELERSEHGGGGGSDAGFVRLVLRKP; via the coding sequence GTGAGCACCGAGACCACTCCCTCGCCCAGCATCGACGACGCCATCGCCGATTACGACCGGTTGGCGGGGACCCTCGCCCCCCGCTATGCCGGCTCCGGTGCCGCCGAGCGCCTGGTCAAGCGGCACGCGGCGATCCTGCCGAAGCCGCCGGGGCCGGTGCTGGATATCGGCGCCGGCAGCGGTGCCCACGCGGTCGCTTTCGAGGCCGCAGGCTACCGGGTGGTCGCGGTCGAGCCGTCGGCCGGGATGCGGGCGCAGGCGCTGACCCTGTTCCCGGACATGGACGCCGAATGGATCGACGACCGGCTGCCCGACCTCGCCGTGGTGCGGGCGCGGGGCGAACGGTTTGCGTTCATCCTGATCAACGCGGTGTGGATGCACGTCCCGCCGGCCGACCGCGGCACCGCCGTGGCCGCCGTGGCCGATCTTCTGACGCCGGGCGGCATCGTCTCCCTCGCCCTGCGCCAGGGCCCGCCCCCGGCGGACCGGCCGATGTACGAGGTGCTGCCGGAGCCGATTTCCGCCGATTTCCGCGCGGCCGGCTTCGAGGAATTGGAACGCTCCGAGCATGGCGGCGGGGGCGGCTCGGATGCCGGCTTCGTCCGACTGGTCCTGCGCAAACCGTAA
- a CDS encoding TauD/TfdA family dioxygenase codes for MSKLDFQPLAGASFGRHVRVTGANGDAEVIEALEAEADTLLKAFYDGHGFMLLTGLHSMARDPSQLVRLSRLFGPEVEDYTKTGMILDRVHKEVPEILVISNAAPMNQKPPARPEPALTADGKLPVQFPHRRGWHTDQSYRRPPPDISLFYCVHPAPIDQAQTLYADGISAYEALSDEMKARIEGVEALHVQPGTGRAELAVKAGEPVKPLGPLQQPQRQPIVRVHPVTGQKALYLCESGQLDWIEGPIVGMEKGVDGDGAKLVYELMSHFTSEPFAYVQEWRTGDLVIYDNRCTIHSATWFDGDATDRVMWRTTIRGNPGPEYADEAPSWLPAA; via the coding sequence ATGTCCAAGCTCGATTTCCAGCCGCTTGCCGGTGCCAGTTTCGGCCGTCATGTCCGGGTCACCGGCGCCAACGGCGATGCGGAGGTGATCGAGGCGCTGGAGGCCGAGGCCGACACCCTGCTCAAGGCCTTCTACGACGGCCACGGCTTCATGCTGCTGACCGGCCTGCACAGCATGGCCCGCGACCCGTCGCAGCTCGTGCGCCTGTCGCGGCTGTTCGGCCCGGAAGTGGAAGACTACACCAAGACCGGCATGATTCTGGACCGGGTGCACAAGGAGGTGCCGGAGATCCTGGTGATCTCCAACGCCGCACCGATGAACCAGAAACCGCCGGCCCGGCCGGAACCCGCCCTCACCGCCGACGGCAAGCTGCCGGTGCAGTTCCCGCACCGCCGGGGATGGCATACGGATCAGAGCTACCGCCGTCCGCCGCCGGACATCTCGCTGTTCTACTGCGTCCACCCCGCCCCGATCGACCAGGCGCAGACCCTCTATGCCGACGGCATCTCCGCCTACGAGGCGCTGTCGGACGAGATGAAGGCACGGATCGAGGGGGTGGAGGCGTTGCACGTACAGCCGGGGACCGGGCGCGCCGAACTGGCGGTGAAGGCCGGCGAACCGGTGAAGCCTCTGGGCCCCCTGCAGCAGCCCCAGCGCCAGCCGATCGTGCGCGTCCATCCGGTCACCGGGCAGAAGGCGCTGTATCTCTGCGAGAGCGGTCAGCTCGACTGGATCGAGGGGCCGATCGTCGGCATGGAAAAGGGCGTGGACGGCGACGGCGCCAAGCTGGTCTACGAGCTGATGAGCCACTTCACCAGCGAGCCCTTCGCCTATGTGCAGGAATGGCGGACCGGCGATCTGGTGATCTACGACAACCGCTGCACCATCCACAGCGCCACCTGGTTCGACGGCGACGCGACCGACCGGGTGATGTGGCGCACCACCATCCGCGGCAACCCCGGCCCCGAATATGCGGACGAGGCACCGAGCTGGCTTCCGGCCGCCTGA
- a CDS encoding enoyl-CoA hydratase-related protein, translated as MTFETITLERIGDVARLSINRPEKRNAVNEQVHQEMRAAVAEITGGSDKAKALILTGTGDRAFCSGQDLSARMPPESGPPTRDLGAGLEMYYNALIRRLRQIEMPVVTALNGVAAGAGVGVALAGDIILAARSAKIVVSFCRVGLIPDAGVTHHLPRLIGENRALALALTADPLDAETAEKWGLVWKVHDDDKLQDEAVAMAAKLAKLSPRVVQRTRRVMRAAMSNDLDTQLALERDIQREVGFGNDYAEGVRAFLEKREPKFTGT; from the coding sequence ATGACTTTCGAGACCATCACCCTGGAGCGCATCGGCGACGTGGCCCGGCTGTCGATCAACCGGCCGGAGAAGCGCAACGCCGTCAACGAACAGGTCCACCAGGAGATGCGCGCCGCCGTGGCCGAGATCACCGGCGGCAGCGACAAGGCCAAGGCGCTGATCCTGACCGGGACCGGCGACCGCGCTTTCTGCTCGGGCCAGGACCTCTCCGCCCGCATGCCGCCGGAGAGCGGCCCGCCGACCCGCGATCTCGGGGCCGGGCTGGAGATGTACTACAACGCCCTGATCCGCCGCCTGCGCCAGATCGAGATGCCGGTGGTCACCGCCCTGAACGGCGTCGCCGCCGGCGCCGGCGTCGGCGTGGCCCTGGCGGGCGACATCATCCTGGCGGCCCGGTCGGCGAAGATCGTGGTCAGCTTCTGCCGCGTCGGGCTGATCCCCGATGCCGGCGTCACCCACCACCTGCCCCGCCTGATCGGCGAGAACCGGGCGCTCGCCCTGGCACTCACCGCCGATCCGCTCGACGCCGAGACGGCGGAGAAATGGGGACTGGTCTGGAAGGTCCATGACGACGACAAGCTGCAGGACGAGGCGGTCGCTATGGCCGCCAAGCTCGCCAAGCTGTCGCCCCGTGTCGTCCAGCGCACCCGCCGGGTGATGCGGGCGGCCATGTCGAACGACCTGGACACCCAGCTCGCCCTGGAGCGCGATATCCAGCGCGAGGTCGGATTCGGCAACGACTATGCCGAGGGGGTGCGGGCCTTCCTGGAGAAGCGGGAGCCCAAATTCACCGGGACCTGA
- a CDS encoding pentapeptide repeat-containing protein, which yields MDDDFPPGADPDAATEQSATPKKTRLREEGPPTMEDRLEEISDRELDAVLAAHQKYVNGRNGGARANLSFKNLSDRDLSGRDLRHVELTAARLRGASLSGANLRAATVFCADLRGAKLVSAQLDRADLRGSCLRGANLSGASMIDADFREGTLFHWDRSGNLTAWTHETDANNASSAIIRNADLTDAKLSNAFVQQTDFTDSILRNVKLNRADLSHADLTGVDLGGSDLSEANLTGAKLNGAMLADVILSHANLTDADLSGALIDAVDMDASSIANATLPRTLESLDKSLREILELHLRFYHTGGREGVRADLERVDLSHKELERVTLVAGNLRYAVLRGAKLSRATLIMADMAFADLTGADLSFADLRGANLHRARLKNARMRRVRMEPVDIAGFAMQKWPTNASNATFDDAILDEANLRAAKLGEAKFRNTSLKNTDMSEADLKGSDFTGSSSGALKLDGADTRNAAGLPEPTE from the coding sequence ATGGACGACGATTTCCCCCCTGGGGCGGATCCGGACGCGGCCACCGAACAGAGCGCCACGCCGAAGAAGACGCGACTGCGCGAGGAAGGTCCTCCCACCATGGAGGACCGGCTTGAGGAGATTTCCGACCGGGAGCTCGACGCGGTGCTCGCGGCGCACCAGAAATACGTCAACGGCCGCAACGGCGGCGCCCGCGCCAACCTGTCCTTCAAGAACCTCAGCGACCGCGACCTGTCCGGCCGCGATCTCCGTCACGTGGAGCTGACCGCCGCCCGGCTGCGCGGGGCCAGCCTGTCCGGCGCGAACCTGCGGGCGGCGACCGTCTTCTGCGCCGATCTGCGCGGCGCCAAGCTGGTCAGCGCCCAGCTCGACCGGGCCGACCTGCGGGGATCCTGCCTGCGCGGCGCCAATCTCAGCGGCGCGAGCATGATCGACGCCGATTTCCGCGAGGGCACGCTGTTCCATTGGGACCGCAGCGGCAACCTGACCGCCTGGACCCACGAGACCGACGCGAACAACGCCAGCAGCGCCATCATCCGCAACGCCGACCTCACCGACGCCAAGCTCTCCAACGCCTTCGTCCAGCAGACCGACTTCACGGATTCGATCCTGCGGAACGTGAAGCTCAACCGGGCCGACCTCAGCCATGCGGACCTGACCGGGGTCGATCTCGGCGGTTCCGACCTCAGCGAGGCGAACCTGACGGGGGCAAAGCTCAACGGGGCGATGCTGGCGGACGTGATCCTGAGCCACGCGAACCTGACCGACGCCGACCTGTCCGGTGCGCTGATCGACGCGGTGGACATGGACGCCTCCTCCATCGCCAATGCCACCCTGCCCCGTACGCTGGAATCCCTCGACAAATCCCTGCGCGAGATCCTCGAGCTGCATCTGCGATTCTACCACACGGGCGGGCGCGAGGGCGTGCGGGCCGATCTGGAGCGGGTCGACCTGTCCCACAAGGAACTGGAGCGGGTCACCCTGGTCGCCGGCAACCTGCGCTACGCGGTGCTGCGCGGCGCCAAACTGAGCCGGGCGACCCTGATCATGGCGGATATGGCCTTCGCCGACCTGACCGGCGCGGACCTGTCCTTCGCCGATCTGCGCGGAGCCAACCTCCACCGCGCCCGGCTGAAAAACGCCCGGATGCGGCGGGTGCGCATGGAACCGGTGGATATCGCCGGCTTCGCCATGCAGAAATGGCCGACCAATGCCAGCAACGCGACCTTCGACGACGCCATCCTGGACGAAGCCAATCTGCGGGCGGCCAAGCTGGGGGAGGCGAAATTCCGCAACACGTCCCTGAAGAATACCGATATGAGCGAGGCGGATCTCAAGGGATCGGATTTCACCGGGAGCAGCAGCGGGGCGCTGAAGCTAGACGGGGCGGACACCCGCAATGCCGCGGGGCTGCCGGAACCCACCGAATAG